One part of the Chryseobacterium mulctrae genome encodes these proteins:
- a CDS encoding GtrA family protein, which translates to MRALLLRHKQVLLFIIAGGLSAIVEIGSFKIFSTYLPQAISQEQNFHGIHYPLSNILSTSCGILFNYFLSIWFVFERGKHSKRKEFAYFMVVSFISTILSLSFFQIFYSFIFKDNIDLIFYTLSPEMTSKIAAILLVSILNYSVKKKVIFNG; encoded by the coding sequence ATGAGAGCATTACTACTACGCCACAAACAAGTATTATTATTTATTATTGCAGGCGGCCTCAGTGCGATTGTGGAAATCGGGAGTTTCAAAATATTCAGCACCTATCTTCCACAAGCCATTTCTCAGGAACAAAATTTTCACGGAATTCATTATCCGTTAAGTAATATCTTATCGACAAGCTGCGGAATTTTATTTAATTATTTTCTGAGCATCTGGTTTGTTTTTGAGCGTGGAAAGCATTCTAAACGAAAAGAATTTGCTTACTTTATGGTAGTTTCTTTTATTTCGACCATTTTAAGTTTAAGTTTCTTCCAAATCTTTTATAGTTTTATATTTAAAGATAATATTGATTTAATTTTTTATACCTTGAGTCCGGAAATGACGAGTAAGATTGCTGCTATTTTATTGGTTTCTATTCTTAATTATTCTGTAAAGAAAAAAGTAATATTTAACGGTTGA
- a CDS encoding lysophospholipid acyltransferase family protein, giving the protein MTTILNYLWRFWLIILAFVLTIILGLPVYILSLKKNTFKYAHVLIRIWCYGMFFGMGLRYELINLTDKKIDKNTQYVIISNHTSIMDIMLPCILFPNHQLCYVGKKELEKIPIFGTIYKRICVMVDRSSPKSRADVYRRCAKKMEEGNSIVLFPEGGVPDDTSIVLDEFKDGAFTLSSKHHSPIAVFTFIGLKEMFPFDNSKGYPGKVKVFFNDILEPTNSPRDLKLSAFETIKKTLTEHS; this is encoded by the coding sequence GTGACTACAATTTTAAATTACCTCTGGAGATTCTGGCTGATCATATTGGCTTTTGTTCTGACTATTATTCTGGGATTACCCGTTTATATTTTATCTTTAAAGAAAAACACCTTTAAATACGCTCATGTTTTAATAAGAATCTGGTGCTACGGAATGTTTTTCGGAATGGGTTTAAGATATGAACTTATCAATCTTACCGATAAAAAAATCGACAAAAACACACAATACGTTATCATTTCAAACCATACTTCGATTATGGATATTATGCTTCCCTGCATTTTGTTCCCCAATCATCAGCTTTGTTATGTTGGAAAAAAAGAACTGGAAAAAATTCCGATTTTCGGAACTATTTATAAAAGAATCTGTGTAATGGTTGACCGAAGCAGCCCAAAAAGTCGTGCCGATGTCTACAGAAGATGCGCCAAAAAAATGGAGGAAGGCAACAGTATTGTTCTTTTTCCTGAAGGCGGTGTTCCCGATGATACCTCAATTGTTTTAGATGAATTTAAAGATGGAGCTTTTACACTTTCATCCAAACACCACTCACCTATTGCTGTTTTCACTTTTATCGGTTTGAAGGAAATGTTTCCATTTGATAATTCTAAAGGCTATCCCGGAAAAGTAAAAGTATTTTTCAACGATATTCTGGAACCAACAAACTCTCCAAGAGATTTAAAACTGTCAGCTTTTGAGACAATAAAAAAAACATTAACAGAACACAGTTAA
- a CDS encoding NADP-dependent malic enzyme: protein MSSKTHRDEKNFSQAALDYHKAEPKGKIEVIPSKPHSSQRDLSLAYSPGVAIPCLEIEKNPETVYDYTGKGNLVAVISNGTAVLGLGDIGAEASKPVMEGKGLLFKIFADINVFDIEIDEKDPDKFIQIVKGIAPTFGGINLEDIKAPEAFYIEQKLKEELDIPLMHDDQHGTAIISAAALINSLQIANKNIEEVKMVVNGAGAAAIACTNLYISLGLKRENVLMCDSKGVINHKRENLTPEKLDFIAQTDVETLEDAVKGSDVFIGLSKGNVMTPEMLSSMNENPIVFALANPDPEIAYDLALSTRKDVIMATGRSDYPNQVNNVLGFPYIFRGALDVQAKGINEEMKLAAVHAIADLAKEPVPEAVILAYNVKNLQFGREYFIPKPFDNRLITKVSSAVAKAAIDSGVARKTITDFDEYETQLLDRMGRDEKLVRMMQNRAKANPKRITLGNAEEYNVLKAAQILYEEGIAHPILLGDKKYVKEQMERFGINIDVPIIDPSDDDQKENRKKYRETLWKLRQRKGMNEYKAKRYVRQRDYFGPLMLKHGDTDGLIIGFSKNYVSTLRPVLEVIEKDKGVDKVAAMMMILSEKKPIFFADTSINQNPTAEDLVNIAKMAEHTVKSFAIEPRIAMLGFENFSAISDTSKKVAKAVNILHEKFPKMIVDGEIQPDFAMNSDHLSDYPFSKLGTTPANTFIFPNLESANLSYKIIRGMKVAQVIGPILMGLKQPVHVLQMRSSVDEIVNLATVAVLDAQRREGKK, encoded by the coding sequence ATGTCAAGTAAAACTCACCGCGACGAAAAAAACTTTAGTCAGGCAGCGTTAGATTATCATAAAGCAGAACCCAAAGGAAAGATTGAGGTAATTCCTTCAAAGCCACACTCATCGCAGAGAGATTTGTCTTTGGCTTATTCTCCCGGAGTGGCTATTCCTTGTCTGGAAATTGAAAAAAATCCTGAAACCGTTTACGATTATACAGGAAAAGGAAATTTGGTGGCAGTTATTTCAAACGGAACGGCAGTTCTTGGTTTGGGAGACATTGGCGCTGAAGCTTCAAAACCGGTAATGGAAGGGAAAGGTCTTTTGTTTAAGATTTTTGCAGACATCAACGTTTTTGATATTGAAATCGACGAAAAAGATCCCGATAAATTTATCCAGATCGTAAAAGGGATTGCTCCAACTTTTGGGGGAATCAACCTTGAAGATATCAAAGCTCCGGAAGCTTTTTATATTGAGCAAAAATTAAAAGAAGAATTAGATATTCCGTTGATGCACGATGATCAGCACGGAACAGCTATTATTTCTGCAGCAGCATTGATTAACTCTCTTCAGATTGCCAATAAAAATATTGAAGAAGTAAAAATGGTGGTAAATGGAGCTGGAGCTGCAGCAATTGCTTGTACCAATCTTTATATTTCTCTTGGTTTAAAAAGAGAAAACGTATTGATGTGCGACAGCAAAGGTGTTATCAACCATAAAAGAGAAAATCTTACTCCTGAAAAATTAGATTTCATTGCTCAAACAGATGTTGAAACTTTAGAAGATGCTGTAAAAGGTTCAGATGTTTTCATTGGTTTGTCTAAAGGAAACGTGATGACACCAGAAATGTTGAGCAGCATGAACGAAAACCCAATCGTTTTTGCATTGGCAAATCCAGATCCTGAGATCGCTTATGATTTGGCACTTTCTACAAGAAAGGATGTGATTATGGCGACGGGAAGAAGTGATTATCCTAATCAGGTAAACAACGTTCTTGGTTTCCCATATATTTTCCGTGGTGCTTTAGATGTTCAGGCAAAAGGAATTAATGAAGAAATGAAATTGGCTGCCGTTCATGCAATTGCTGATTTAGCTAAAGAACCAGTTCCTGAAGCGGTAATTCTTGCTTATAATGTTAAGAATTTACAGTTTGGAAGAGAATATTTCATTCCAAAACCATTTGATAACAGATTAATTACTAAAGTATCAAGTGCAGTTGCAAAAGCGGCTATTGACAGTGGAGTTGCAAGAAAAACCATCACAGATTTCGACGAATATGAAACTCAGCTTCTCGACAGAATGGGAAGAGATGAGAAATTGGTGAGAATGATGCAGAACCGTGCAAAAGCAAATCCTAAGAGAATTACTTTGGGTAATGCTGAAGAATATAATGTTCTGAAAGCTGCACAGATTTTATATGAAGAAGGAATTGCTCATCCTATTCTTTTAGGGGACAAAAAATATGTGAAAGAACAAATGGAACGTTTCGGAATCAACATTGATGTTCCGATAATCGATCCTAGTGATGACGATCAGAAAGAAAACAGAAAAAAATACAGAGAAACCCTTTGGAAACTTCGTCAGAGAAAAGGGATGAACGAGTATAAAGCAAAAAGATACGTTCGCCAGAGAGATTATTTTGGTCCTTTGATGCTAAAACATGGTGATACAGACGGATTGATTATTGGTTTTTCTAAAAACTATGTTTCTACTTTAAGACCTGTTTTAGAAGTAATTGAAAAAGATAAAGGGGTTGATAAAGTAGCGGCAATGATGATGATTTTATCTGAAAAGAAACCTATTTTCTTCGCAGACACTTCGATCAACCAAAATCCTACCGCTGAAGATTTAGTGAATATTGCTAAAATGGCAGAACACACCGTGAAGTCATTCGCTATTGAACCGAGAATTGCAATGTTAGGTTTCGAAAACTTTTCTGCCATTTCTGATACTTCCAAAAAAGTGGCGAAAGCAGTAAATATTCTTCATGAGAAATTCCCGAAAATGATTGTGGATGGAGAAATTCAGCCTGATTTTGCAATGAACTCTGATCATTTAAGTGATTATCCATTCTCAAAATTAGGAACAACTCCAGCTAATACATTCATCTTCCCGAATCTAGAATCTGCAAACTTATCTTACAAAATTATCAGAGGAATGAAGGTTGCGCAAGTAATCGGGCCAATCTTGATGGGACTGAAACAGCCGGTTCACGTTTTACAAATGCGTTCAAGTGTTGATGAGATTGTAAACTTGGCAACGGTTGCAGTTTTGGATGCGCAGAGAAGAGAAGGCAAGAAGTAA
- the ruvA gene encoding Holliday junction branch migration protein RuvA: MIFSLQGIVQELTPTYAVINVNGIGYYVGISLMTSQRLTLNKETFLFIQQIIREDAHLLFGFHTRLEKEMFNLLISVNGVGAVSALILLSTLSLEEIASAILSGNGAVIQKAKGIGAKTAERIIVDLKDKVQKFGNTEGNISSFENNKVKEESLSALEVLGIPKRTSEKIADRILKQVPEITVEELVKQILKNI, translated from the coding sequence ATGATATTTTCTTTACAAGGCATCGTTCAGGAGCTTACCCCAACTTACGCTGTAATCAACGTAAATGGTATAGGATATTATGTCGGAATCAGCCTCATGACTTCTCAAAGACTAACTTTAAATAAAGAAACATTTTTATTCATTCAGCAGATCATCCGTGAAGATGCGCATTTGCTTTTTGGGTTTCATACCCGTTTGGAAAAAGAAATGTTTAATCTCTTAATAAGTGTAAACGGTGTAGGTGCAGTTTCAGCACTTATTTTATTATCAACTTTAAGCCTTGAAGAAATTGCATCGGCAATACTTTCCGGAAACGGAGCTGTGATTCAGAAAGCCAAGGGAATCGGGGCAAAAACTGCCGAAAGAATTATTGTCGATTTGAAGGATAAGGTTCAAAAATTCGGGAATACTGAAGGTAATATTTCTTCGTTTGAGAATAATAAAGTGAAGGAAGAATCGTTATCTGCATTAGAAGTTCTAGGGATTCCTAAACGAACAAGTGAGAAAATTGCAGATCGAATTTTGAAACAAGTTCCGGAAATTACTGTAGAAGAATTGGTAAAACAAATTTTAAAAAACATTTAA
- a CDS encoding ATPase, whose protein sequence is MVAIVDSGSTKSDWVILDDFKNVFLKTETIGFNPNFISKELIVPEIEKNNSLLSVKNSITKIFFYGSGCGVRKNCQTIEEEVGKIFTNAEIIVKEDLYAAAYAAYNGKPTIVCILGTGSNSCYFDGENLKIKLPSLGYLMGDEGSGSAIGKQLVRRFFMQKLPQDLHLEFKEMYGLTIDEALKNMYHTTRPNAYLANFNKFVVERKDHPYFQAMVLEEMKNFFDYQVLPYEESQDAEINFIGSIAYYYENILRSAASELNLNVGHIVQKPIESLVDYHIKYIL, encoded by the coding sequence ATGGTTGCTATTGTTGATAGTGGTTCTACTAAATCTGACTGGGTAATCTTGGACGACTTCAAAAATGTTTTCTTAAAGACCGAAACCATTGGTTTCAACCCCAATTTTATCAGCAAAGAGCTTATTGTACCCGAAATTGAAAAAAATAACAGTTTATTATCTGTAAAAAATTCAATTACCAAAATCTTTTTCTACGGTTCAGGATGTGGCGTTAGAAAAAATTGCCAGACAATAGAAGAAGAAGTAGGAAAGATTTTTACCAATGCAGAGATTATTGTAAAAGAAGATTTGTATGCAGCAGCTTATGCAGCTTATAACGGGAAACCAACAATTGTCTGTATTTTGGGAACGGGTTCGAACTCATGTTATTTTGACGGAGAAAATTTAAAGATAAAACTTCCTTCATTAGGTTATCTTATGGGTGACGAAGGAAGTGGAAGCGCCATTGGAAAACAGTTGGTGCGCAGATTCTTTATGCAGAAACTTCCTCAGGATTTACATCTTGAGTTCAAAGAAATGTATGGATTAACGATTGATGAAGCATTGAAAAACATGTATCATACAACCAGACCCAATGCTTACTTAGCCAATTTCAATAAATTTGTGGTCGAAAGAAAAGATCATCCTTACTTTCAGGCAATGGTTTTGGAAGAGATGAAAAACTTTTTCGATTATCAGGTTCTTCCGTATGAAGAATCTCAGGATGCCGAGATCAATTTTATCGGCTCTATTGCTTATTATTACGAAAATATTTTACGTTCTGCAGCGTCAGAACTCAATTTGAATGTGGGGCACATTGTACAGAAGCCAATCGAAAGCTTGGTTGATTACCACATTAAATATATTTTATAG